Proteins encoded within one genomic window of Pigmentiphaga sp. H8:
- a CDS encoding DUF2848 domain-containing protein produces MLLNFITGAGTVPRDTAISHAVIAGWTGRDREAMEKHIAELEALGVPRPAATPMYYRVAASRLTTRDHIEVSGTDSSGEVEFVMLRAGGQLWVGIGSDHTDRKVETMGVAISKQLCEKPIGADWWLFDDVAPHWDQLLLRAFIEEDGRRVPYQEGPVSAMRHPLDLIAGYADGAGALPEGGAMFCGTLPAHGGIRHSARFDFELHDPVLDRTLRHGYRAEALPVAG; encoded by the coding sequence ATGCTTCTGAACTTCATCACCGGCGCGGGCACGGTCCCGCGCGACACCGCCATCTCGCACGCCGTCATCGCAGGCTGGACCGGTCGCGACCGCGAGGCCATGGAAAAACACATCGCCGAACTGGAGGCCCTGGGCGTCCCGCGCCCGGCCGCCACGCCCATGTACTACCGCGTCGCCGCGTCGCGCCTGACCACTCGCGACCACATCGAGGTCAGCGGCACCGACTCCAGCGGCGAGGTCGAATTCGTCATGCTGCGCGCGGGCGGGCAGTTGTGGGTGGGCATAGGCTCGGACCATACCGACCGCAAGGTCGAGACCATGGGGGTGGCGATCTCCAAGCAGTTGTGCGAAAAACCCATAGGCGCCGACTGGTGGCTGTTCGACGACGTCGCCCCGCATTGGGACCAGTTGCTGCTGCGCGCCTTCATCGAGGAAGACGGCCGGCGCGTGCCCTACCAGGAAGGCCCGGTGTCGGCCATGCGCCATCCGCTCGACCTGATCGCCGGCTACGCCGACGGCGCGGGCGCCCTGCCCGAAGGCGGCGCCATGTTCTGCGGCACGCTGCCGGCCCACGGCGGCATCCGCCACTCGGCCCGCTTCGATTTCGAATTGCACGACCCCGTGCTGGACCGCACGCTGCGCCACGGCTATCGCGCCGAGGCGCTGCCGGTGGCCGGCTGA
- a CDS encoding cupin: MPVNKLHDEFHTLDMENGWQLPEGYDPASGAREKILAGALDVLNKRGSRTRLLRFPPGLHTREAIVHDHWEEVFLVSGDLTVGNDADGNGGTPFSGYTYAVRPPGAWHGPFKSNGGCLLLEIHYYDPA, translated from the coding sequence ATGCCCGTGAACAAACTGCACGACGAATTCCATACGCTGGACATGGAGAATGGCTGGCAATTGCCCGAGGGCTACGACCCCGCCTCCGGCGCCCGCGAGAAGATCCTGGCCGGCGCGCTGGACGTCCTGAACAAGCGCGGCAGCCGCACGCGCCTCTTGCGCTTCCCGCCGGGCCTCCACACGCGGGAGGCCATCGTCCACGACCATTGGGAAGAAGTCTTCCTGGTCTCCGGCGACCTGACGGTGGGCAATGACGCCGACGGCAACGGCGGCACGCCGTTCTCCGGCTACACCTACGCGGTGCGCCCGCCCGGCGCCTGGCACGGCCCCTTCAAATCGAACGGCGGTTGTCTCCTTCTGGAAATACACTATTACGACCCCGCCTGA
- a CDS encoding tripartite tricarboxylate transporter substrate binding protein — protein sequence MFSKFALGTLLALASATAWADPYPSRPITIVTPFPPGSTSDIIPRLLAPHVSKALGTTVVVENRAGANGSLGAAKVATSPADGYTLLMATTGVLAINPWVYSKLAYAPAKDFDPVINAASTPNLLVAHPGIAASNLKELVELARKRPGELTFASAGNGSTSHLCGESLKAATGVDLVHVPYQGPAPAMQDVLSGRVGLMCDNLSNVLQYVKSGRLKAIALTAKERSPQAPDIPTSAEAGYPDVQAGNWYSFVAPAGTPRPVVDRLNAEFAKALHDPAVTARLESLGLTIIADKPDEFRAFIAQESARWQKVVKAANAQLD from the coding sequence ATGTTCAGCAAATTCGCACTAGGTACCCTCCTCGCGCTGGCGTCGGCCACGGCCTGGGCCGATCCGTACCCCAGCCGCCCCATCACCATCGTGACGCCGTTTCCGCCGGGCAGCACCAGCGACATCATTCCCCGCCTGCTGGCGCCCCACGTCTCGAAGGCCCTGGGCACCACGGTCGTCGTCGAAAACCGTGCCGGCGCCAACGGCTCGCTGGGCGCGGCGAAAGTGGCGACCTCGCCCGCCGACGGCTATACGCTGCTGATGGCCACGACGGGCGTGCTGGCCATCAACCCCTGGGTGTACAGCAAGCTCGCGTACGCGCCGGCCAAGGACTTCGACCCGGTCATCAACGCCGCGTCCACCCCCAACCTGCTGGTGGCCCACCCCGGCATCGCGGCGTCCAACCTGAAGGAACTGGTGGAACTGGCGCGCAAGCGCCCCGGCGAACTGACCTTCGCCTCGGCCGGCAACGGCAGCACCAGCCACCTGTGCGGCGAATCGCTGAAGGCGGCCACCGGCGTGGACCTGGTGCACGTGCCCTACCAGGGCCCGGCCCCGGCCATGCAGGACGTCTTGAGCGGCCGCGTGGGCCTGATGTGCGACAACCTGTCGAACGTCCTCCAGTACGTCAAGAGCGGCCGCCTGAAGGCCATCGCGCTGACCGCCAAGGAACGCAGCCCGCAGGCGCCGGACATTCCCACCTCGGCCGAGGCCGGATATCCCGACGTGCAGGCCGGCAACTGGTACAGCTTCGTCGCGCCCGCCGGCACGCCGCGCCCCGTCGTCGACCGGCTGAACGCCGAGTTCGCCAAGGCCTTGCACGACCCCGCCGTCACGGCCCGGCTGGAATCGCTGGGACTGACCATCATCGCCGACAAGCCCGACGAGTTCCGCGCCTTCATCGCGCAGGAATCGGCCCGCTGGCAGAAGGTGGTCAAGGCCGCCAACGCCCAGCTGGACTGA
- a CDS encoding NAD(P)/FAD-dependent oxidoreductase, translating to MTANNERVLIAGAGPVGLVAANVLADAGIPVTVFEAEASLPQTLRASTFQPSTLDLLARLDISKLLINMGLVAPRMQYRDRQGWVAEFNFGAIGGETAHPYRLQCEQFKLNGLLVDRLARIPHAEVRFDARVTNAQQDADGVTLTVQRADGAETTERGTWLIGADGGRSAVRDLVGVVLEGFTWTERFLVASTPFDFADVIPGLAEVSYFADPEQWFFLLRVPGLWRVMLPVGADETDADILSDASIQRRLQCVHPNPAGYTIEHRTIYSVHQRVAPRYRVGRAFLAGDAAHLNNPLGGMGMNGGIHDAFNLADKLARVCLGQADDALLDRYEAERRPVALDYVNKITIANKNNLETRDEARQKTWREEMTRTAGDGQLAREYLLKVSMISSLRRPEMHQGA from the coding sequence ATGACCGCAAACAACGAACGAGTCCTGATCGCCGGCGCCGGCCCGGTGGGCCTGGTGGCCGCCAACGTGCTGGCGGATGCCGGCATACCCGTGACGGTGTTCGAGGCCGAGGCCAGCCTGCCCCAGACCTTGCGCGCCTCCACCTTCCAGCCGTCGACGCTGGACCTGCTTGCCCGCCTCGATATTTCGAAATTACTCATCAACATGGGCCTGGTGGCCCCGCGCATGCAATACCGCGATCGCCAGGGCTGGGTGGCCGAGTTCAACTTCGGCGCCATCGGCGGCGAGACCGCGCACCCCTACCGCCTCCAGTGCGAGCAGTTCAAGCTGAACGGCCTCCTGGTCGACCGCCTGGCGCGCATTCCGCATGCCGAGGTCCGCTTCGACGCGCGCGTGACGAACGCGCAGCAGGACGCGGACGGCGTGACGCTTACCGTCCAGCGCGCGGACGGCGCCGAGACGACGGAACGCGGCACCTGGCTGATCGGCGCCGACGGCGGCCGCAGCGCGGTGCGCGACCTGGTGGGCGTGGTGCTGGAAGGCTTCACCTGGACTGAACGCTTCCTGGTCGCCAGCACCCCCTTCGACTTCGCCGACGTCATTCCCGGCCTGGCCGAAGTCAGCTACTTCGCGGACCCCGAGCAGTGGTTCTTCCTGCTGCGCGTGCCCGGCCTGTGGCGCGTGATGCTGCCGGTGGGCGCCGACGAAACCGACGCCGACATCCTGTCCGACGCCAGCATCCAGCGGCGCCTGCAATGCGTGCACCCGAACCCGGCCGGCTACACCATCGAGCACCGCACCATCTATTCCGTGCACCAGCGCGTGGCGCCGCGCTACCGTGTGGGCCGGGCTTTTCTGGCCGGCGATGCGGCCCACCTGAACAATCCGCTGGGCGGCATGGGCATGAACGGTGGCATACATGATGCTTTCAACCTGGCCGACAAGCTCGCCCGCGTGTGCCTGGGGCAGGCCGACGACGCACTGCTGGACCGGTACGAGGCGGAACGCCGGCCCGTCGCGCTCGACTACGTGAACAAGATCACCATCGCCAACAAGAACAACCTGGAGACGCGGGACGAAGCGCGGCAGAAGACCTGGCGCGAAGAGATGACCCGCACGGCCGGCGACGGGCAACTGGCCAGGGAGTACCTGTTGAAGGTGTCCATGATCAGCAGCCTGCGGCGGCCGGAGATGCACCAGGGAGCCTGA
- a CDS encoding amidase, whose translation MPSLMSLEHLSAELGAGRTTSRELVEACLARIADPSGEGARAYTRVDTDGARRAADAADAARARGERTRRLAGIPISIKDLFDIEGQVTTAGSRVLADGPPAARDAVAVARLREAGFVVMGRTNMTEFAYSGLGLNPHYGTPLNPYDRKTGRIPGGSSSGAAVSVTDGMAAVGLGTDTGGSCRIPAALTGLAGFKPTAARVPAAGAFPLSTTLDSIGGLGHTVNCCALVDAILSGDPVYLHEQAPLAGLRMGVPQTLVLDGMDGDVAAAFQAALQRLSQAGAAIVDAPFAEFSELAAINAKGGYTAAESYPLHRDMMARHGDRYDPRVKVRIEKGAQLTARDVAELHARRADWIGRTSRHFETLDVIVCPTVPVIAPTLRELANDEAYGRANLLMLRNPTFINFLDGCAISLPCHEPGTAPVGLMLAAPGGQDRRLLAVARAVEALLAAR comes from the coding sequence ATGCCGTCCTTGATGTCCCTCGAACACCTGAGCGCCGAGCTGGGCGCCGGCCGCACGACCAGCCGCGAGCTGGTGGAAGCCTGTCTGGCGCGCATCGCCGATCCGTCCGGCGAGGGCGCGCGCGCCTATACCCGGGTGGATACCGACGGCGCGCGGCGCGCCGCCGATGCGGCCGATGCGGCGCGCGCGCGGGGGGAACGCACCCGGCGCCTGGCGGGCATTCCCATCTCGATCAAGGATCTGTTCGACATCGAAGGCCAGGTCACGACGGCCGGCTCGCGCGTGCTGGCCGATGGCCCGCCCGCCGCGCGCGACGCCGTGGCGGTCGCCCGCCTGCGCGAGGCGGGCTTCGTCGTCATGGGCCGCACGAACATGACCGAGTTCGCCTATTCGGGGCTGGGGCTCAATCCCCACTACGGCACGCCGCTCAATCCCTACGACCGCAAGACCGGCCGGATCCCCGGCGGTTCGTCCTCGGGCGCGGCGGTCTCGGTCACCGACGGCATGGCCGCCGTGGGCCTGGGCACCGATACCGGCGGATCATGCCGCATCCCCGCCGCGCTGACCGGCCTGGCCGGCTTCAAGCCCACCGCGGCGCGCGTGCCCGCGGCGGGCGCCTTTCCGCTGTCGACCACGCTGGACAGCATAGGCGGCCTCGGCCACACGGTGAACTGCTGCGCCCTCGTCGACGCCATCCTGTCCGGCGACCCGGTGTACCTGCACGAGCAGGCGCCCCTGGCCGGCCTGCGCATGGGTGTGCCGCAAACCCTCGTGCTGGACGGCATGGACGGCGACGTGGCCGCGGCCTTCCAGGCCGCGCTGCAACGGCTGTCGCAAGCCGGCGCGGCCATCGTGGACGCGCCCTTCGCGGAATTCTCGGAACTGGCGGCCATCAATGCCAAGGGCGGCTACACGGCCGCCGAGTCCTATCCGCTGCACCGGGACATGATGGCCCGGCACGGCGACCGGTACGATCCGCGCGTCAAGGTACGCATCGAGAAAGGCGCGCAGCTGACCGCCCGGGACGTTGCCGAACTGCATGCCCGCCGCGCCGACTGGATAGGGCGCACGAGCCGGCACTTCGAGACGCTGGACGTGATCGTCTGCCCCACGGTGCCCGTGATCGCGCCGACGCTGCGCGAGCTGGCCAACGACGAGGCCTATGGCCGGGCCAACCTGCTGATGCTGCGCAACCCGACCTTCATCAACTTCCTGGACGGGTGCGCCATTTCGCTGCCCTGCCACGAACCGGGCACGGCGCCGGTCGGGCTCATGCTGGCCGCGCCGGGCGGCCAGGACCGCCGCCTGCTGGCGGTGGCGCGCGCCGTCGAGGCCCTGCTCGCGGCGCGCTGA